From one Plectropomus leopardus isolate mb chromosome 8, YSFRI_Pleo_2.0, whole genome shotgun sequence genomic stretch:
- the tmem106c gene encoding transmembrane protein 106C, with translation MGTRWSRSGSSMSLLPERQSSVRQPEDRESDNESLDGLVRREDIAQFPYVEFTGRDSITCPTCQGTGRIPSDQVNELVALIPYSDQRLQPQRTKLYVVLSVVLCLLASSLVAFFLFPRSVVVVDDGIHMVTVHFDHTNMNVRMNMTSTLNLSNPNFFSVLVQSVSCQVLYMKTVIGTQQLDNVTTILPLSQSQVNYTVSVEIGSSAPYVYAFCTMPSIKVHNIVVYMQTSVKTSYMVRTSQNSLEAYRYIDCGSNTTRHQTAKQHRHLIPALL, from the exons ATGGGGACACGGTGGTCTCGTAGCGGCAGCAGCATGTCGCTCCTCCCGGAGAGACAGAGCTCTGTGCGGCAACCAGAGGACAGAGAGTCCGATAATGAGTCTCTGGATGGGCTCGTCAGACGGGAGGACATAGCTCAGTTCCCCTACGTGGAGTTCACCGGCAGGGATAGTATAACGTGTCCGACATGCCAAGGCACAGGACGGATACCCTCAG ATCAAGTGAATGAACTGGTTGCATTGATCCCATACAGCGACCAAAGGCTGCAACCCCAAAGAAC GAAGCTGTATGTGGTTCTGTCAGTTGTGTTGTGCCTCCTGGCTTCTTCACTGGTGGccttcttcctcttccctcGCTCTGTGGTCGTGGTGGATGATGGGATACACATGGTGACTGTGCACTTCGATCACACCAACATGAACGTCAGAATGAACATGACG agcaCTCTGAACCTCAGCAACCCAAACTTCTTCTCGGTGCTGGTGCAGAGTGTGAGCTGTCAGGTCCTCTACATGAAGACGGTGATCGGCACTCAGCAGCTAGACAACGTCACCACCATCCTGCCGCTCAGTCAGAGTCag GTGAACTACACTGTCAGCGTGGAGATTGGTAGCAGTGCACCCTACGTCTA TGCCTTCTGTACCATGCCCAGCATTAAGGTCCACAACATTGTTGTATATATGCA AACCTCGGTGAAAACCTCATACATGGTGCGAACATCCCAGAACAGCCTCGAGGCGTATCGCTACATAGACTGCGGTTCAAACACCACACGGCACCAGACGGCCAAGCAGCACAGACACCTCATCCCTGCGCTGCTGTGA
- the sars1 gene encoding serine--tRNA ligase, cytoplasmic, with product MVLDLDLFRTDKGGDPEVVRETQRKRFKDVTLVDKLVAADTEWRKCRFTADNLNKAKNLCSKSIGEKMKKKEPVGEDESLPEEAQDVESLTAELLSGLTVTQIKKLRLLVDEAVEKTDTDRVKLETERFEYLREIGNLLHPSVPISNDEDADNKVERTWGDCSVQKKYSHVDLVVMIDGFDGERGAVVAGSRGYFLKGPLVFLEQALINYALRILYSKKYTMLYTPFFMRKEVMQEVAQLSQFDEELYKVIGKSSEKSDDSSIDEKYLIATSEQPIAAFLREEWLKPEDLPIRYAGFSTCFRQEVGSHGRDTRGIFRVHQFEKIEQFVYASPHDGKSWEMFDEMIGTAEEFYQSLGIPYRIVNIVSGALNHAASKKLDLEAWFPGSGAFRELVSCSNCTDYQARRLRIRYGQTKKMMDKAEFVHMLNATMCATTRVMCAILENYQTEEGIVVPEVLRDFMPPGLTEIIKFVKPAPIDQEMSKKSKKQQDGGKKKKQGGGDLPNAMETMSVNDS from the exons ATGGTGCTCGACTTGGACCTGTTTCGGACCGACAAAGGCGGCGACCCTGAAGTCGTCCGTGAGACCCAAAGGAAGAGGTTTAAAGATGTCACACTCGTCGATAAACTGGTCGCCGCAGATACGGAGTGGAGAAAAT GCCGCTTCACTGCAGACAACCTGAACAAGGCAAAGAACCTCTGCAGCAAGAGCAttggagagaaaatgaag AAGAAGGAACCAGTTGGGGAGGATGAATCTTTACCTGAAGAAGCACAGGATGTGGAGTCCCTAACAGCTGAACTGCTCTCG GGCCTGACGGTAACCCAGATCAAGAAGCTGCGTTTGTTAGTGGATGAGGCGGTGGAGAAAACTGACACTGACAGGGTAAAGCTGGAGACAGAGCGCTTTGAGTACCTGAGAGAGATCGGCAACCTTCTGCACCCATCTGTACCCATCAGCAATGATGAG GATGCAGACAACAAGGTGGAGCGTACCTGGGGCGACTGCAGCGTCCAGAAGAAGTACTCCCACGTTGACCTGGTGGTCATGATCGATGGCTTTGATGGAGAGAGGGGAGCCGTCGTGGCTGGCAGCAGAGGTTACTTCCTGAAG GGGCCGCTGGTGTTCTTGGAGCAGGCTCTGATCAACTATGCCTTAAGGATCCTTTACAGCAAGAAATACACCATGCTCTACACACCCTTCTTCATGAGGAAAGAAGTGATGCAGGAAGTTGCCCAGCTCAGCCAGTTTGACGAAGAGCTTTACAAG GTCATCGGTAAAAGCAGTGAGAAGTCTGACGACAGCTCCATAGATGAGAAGTACCTCATCGCCACCTCGGAGCAGCCCATCGCAGCCTTCCTGAGGGAAGAGTGGCTCAAACCAGAGGACCTGCCCATCCGCTACGCCGGCTTTTCCACCTGCTTCAGACAGGAAGTCGGCTCCCATGGCCGAGACACCCGCGGGATTTTCAGGGTGCACCAGTTTGAGAAG ATTGAGCAGTTCGTCTACGCCTCCCCACATGACGGCAAATCTTGGGAGATGTTTGATGAGATGATCGGGACAGCAGAAGAGTTCTACCAGTCATTAGGAATTCCTTATCGCATTGTCAACATTGTCTCCG GTGCCCTGAATCATGCAGCCAGTAAGAAGCTGGATCTGGAGGCCTGGTTCCCAGGCTCCGGTGCCTTCAGAGAGCTGGTCTCCTGCTCAAACTGCACCGACTACCAGGCCAGACGCCTCCGCATCCGCTATGGACAGACCAAAAAGATGATGGACAAG GCTGAGTTCGTGCACATGTTGAACGCAACCATGTGTGCCACCACTCGAGTGATGTGTGCCATCCTGGAGAATTACCAGACTGAGGAGGGCATCGTTGTTCCAGAGGTGCTCAGGGACTTCATGCCTCCAG GTTTGACAGAGATCATTAAGTTCGTCAAGCCCGCTCCTATTGATCAGGAGATGTCTAAGAAGTCAAAGAAACAGCAGGATggagggaagaagaagaagcagggaggaggagaccTGCCCAACGCCATGGAGACCATGTCCGTCAACGACTCATAG